The following are encoded in a window of Pseudalgibacter alginicilyticus genomic DNA:
- a CDS encoding endonuclease/exonuclease/phosphatase family protein, with amino-acid sequence MKFSYTILFIIISYFLFNCNQKTELTIHVLQFNIWQEGTIIEGGFDAIVNEIIRTKSDLIAFSEVRNYNKINFNEHIIEALKDKGYTYYAQKSQDTGLLSKYPIISQTALYPVINDHGSITKAIINVLGEEIAFYSGHLDYLNCALYLPRGYDGSTWKKLDNPITNIDTIQKVNLVSKRDEAIDVFIKDAKNEIKQGRIVIYGGDNNEPSHLDWIEANKNRYDHHGVVINWRNTFELQKAGFTDVYREKYPNPITHPGFTYPANNKDIPIEKLAWSPDADDRDRIDFIFYYPDDRLKLNDVKIVGPKGDIVRNKRITETTNDEFIEPFAIWPTDHKAILASFSLTY; translated from the coding sequence ATGAAATTTTCATACACGATTCTTTTTATCATTATTAGTTATTTTCTTTTTAATTGCAACCAAAAAACAGAATTAACCATTCATGTTCTTCAATTTAATATATGGCAAGAAGGTACTATTATTGAGGGAGGATTTGATGCAATTGTTAATGAAATTATTAGAACAAAATCTGATTTAATTGCTTTTAGTGAAGTTAGAAATTACAATAAGATAAATTTTAACGAACACATTATTGAAGCTTTAAAGGATAAAGGATACACTTACTACGCACAAAAAAGTCAGGATACAGGTCTACTATCTAAATATCCTATAATTTCCCAAACGGCCTTATACCCAGTTATTAACGACCATGGTTCTATTACTAAAGCTATCATAAATGTTTTAGGAGAAGAAATAGCTTTTTATAGTGGTCATTTAGATTATTTAAATTGCGCATTGTATTTACCTCGGGGCTATGATGGCTCTACTTGGAAAAAATTAGATAACCCCATTACTAATATTGATACCATACAAAAAGTCAACTTGGTATCAAAAAGAGACGAGGCCATAGATGTTTTTATCAAAGATGCGAAAAACGAAATAAAACAAGGAAGAATTGTAATTTATGGAGGCGACAACAACGAACCTTCACATTTAGATTGGATAGAAGCAAACAAAAATAGATACGACCACCATGGGGTGGTAATAAATTGGCGAAATACTTTTGAATTACAAAAAGCTGGTTTTACAGATGTATACAGAGAAAAATATCCAAATCCAATAACACATCCTGGTTTTACTTACCCTGCAAATAATAAGGATATTCCTATAGAAAAACTAGCATGGAGTCCAGATGCAGATGATAGAGATCGGATTGATTTTATTTTTTACTATCCCGATGACCGTTTAAAACTTAATGATGTGAAAATTGTTGGCCCAAAGGGTGATATTGTAAGAAACAAAAGAATTACAGAAACAACCAATGATGAATTTATAGAACCATTTGCCATTTGGCCTACGGATCATAAAGCAATTTTGGCAAGTTTTAGCCTTACATATTAG